One Fusarium poae strain DAOMC 252244 chromosome 4, whole genome shotgun sequence DNA window includes the following coding sequences:
- a CDS encoding hypothetical protein (TransMembrane:12 (i93-118o130-151i163-181o187-208i220-242o262-286i319-346o358-380i392-414o420-447i459-484o496-515i)) encodes MAAESRLSQSPGSRSSENAAETMPLLVGGQLAPDADTEASTLIGTASPGVGSGAASVIGDYGTVGTSGDGAAEGVTAPADTKPLSKPLPTLQILLLCYARVMEPIAFFSIFPFIAQMVQQNGNLPKSDVGFYSGLIESLFSATQMVVLISWSRLADRIGRRPVLLITLFGTAVGPVLFGMSKTIGQMILFRCMAGVFSGSGLVIRTMISELSTPDTQAKAFSWFAFGGNVGIFLGPLIGGALADPAHQFPKVFGGIQFFIDYPYALQGFVVGAISSTGCITSFFLLKETLHESKHSHQAATTQPPASTWQLIKSPAVAIVLWVYGHAMFLAFAFTAIIPVVLYTPIDLGGTGFDSFQISIYMAVQGASQAIWLLVAFPLIHRRFGTRGVMKLCGYSYPWFFAGFIILNTLLRAHTDGATIAFWILAAIVSVVGPGVSMAFTGVQLALNDAAPDPKVVGTLNALALSLASGIRAIVPGVATAIYAVGVRGQILGGHLAWVVLVPFAMAFAVACNMIPEGKRPTQSNDEENEG; translated from the coding sequence ATGGCTGCAGAATCACGCCTATCCCAGAGTCCCGGCTCGCGCAGTAGCGAAAATGCGGCGGAAACAATGCCTTTACTTGTCGGCGGCCAACTTGCCCCTGATGCCGATACCGAAGCTTCCACCCTCATCGGCACCGCGTCGCCCGGCGTTGGCTCCGGTGCTGCTTCCGTGATTGGGGACTATGGAACCGTCGGGACCTCCGGGGATGGCGCCGCCGAAGGTGTTACGGCGCCGGCAGACACGAAGCCATTGTCCAAGCCTCTGCCGACACTCCAGATTCTGCTGCTATGCTACGCGCGTGTGATGGAGCCTATTGCCTTTTTCTCCATCTTTCCCTTTATCGCACAGATGGTACAGCAGAACGGCAACCTTCCCAAGAGTGATGTGGGTTTTTACAGTGGACTCATAGAGTCTCTCTTCTCAGCTACGCAGATGGTTGTCCTGATCAGCTGGAGTCGTCTCGCCGATCGGATCGGTCGGAGACCCGTTCTTCTCATCACTCTGTTCGGCACCGCCGTCGGTCCTGTGTTGTTCGGCATGTCAAAGACTATCGGCCAGATGATCCTCTTTCGATGCATGGCAGGTGTGTTTTCGGGTTCAGGTCTTGTTATCAGGACCATGATCTCGGAGCTGAGCACTCCCGATACACAAGCCAAGGCGTTTAGCTGGTTCGCCTTTGGAGGCAACGTGGGAATCTTTCTGGGACCTCTTATCGGTGGTGCCCTTGCAGATCCAGCTCATCAATTCCCAAAGGTCTTTGGGGGTATACAGTTCTTCATTGACTATCCTTATGCACTGCAAGGCTTTGTTGTTGGTGCGATTAGCTCGACGGGCTGTATAACcagcttcttcctcctcaaagAGACGCTCCACGAGTCTAAACATTCGCATCAGGCAGCAACTACTCAGCCACCGGCATCCACATGGCAGTTAATAAAGTCTCCTGCCGTGGCTATTGTCCTCTGGGTCTACGGCCACGCCATGTTCCTCGCCTTTGCCTTTACGGCCATTATCCCTGTCGTTCTCTACACCCCTATTGATCTTGGTGGCACAGGTTTCGACTCGTTCCAGATTTCTATCTACATGGCTGTGCAAGGCGCCAGCCAAGCGATATGGCTACTCGTGGCCTTCCCTCTTATTCACCGTCGTTTCGGTACGCGTGGCGTAATGAAGCTCTGCGGATACTCATATCCCTGGTTTTTTGCTGGCTTTATCATTCTCAATACACTCCTGCGCGCACACACGGATGGTGCTACGATCGCTTTCTGGATATTGGCTGCTATAGTCAGCGTCGTTGGACCTGGTGTTTCCATGGCATTTACAGGTGTGCAATTGGCTCTGAACGATGCAGCGCCTGACCCAAAGGTTGTGGGTACACTGAATGCTCTTGCTTTGAGTTTGGCAAGCGGTATCAGGGCGATTGTCCCTGGTGTAGCGACGGCTATCTACGCCGTAGGTGTTCGAGGCCAGATTCTTGGGGGTCATCTAGCTTGGGTGGTCCTTGTTCCTTTTGCTATGGCTTTTGCTGTTGCCTGCAATATGATTCCCGAGGGGAAGCGGCCGACTCAGAGTAATGACGAAGAAAATGAAGGCTAG
- a CDS encoding hypothetical protein (BUSCO:5317at5125), translating to MESFLPLGGFQLPFQKRLSRLYNDTKKSSDFVKEPIQNEEDPQIKALHRKLRIQKDRLVSWGVEWSDPNQSEIDESLSKAGLSEVVGSIMSTIKDTLAEAEPLWLSSKRMIQAPQTGSKDTKPPLIQWDKNHFEDLVNDLTSSIDTLYDLSRTRAAGIPRRSSKTPFKSTAADDYRPFESTRMQTPQQIDPKQLTHLRPKQGDENSSPREVVFMSKTAYSELTHGTTREPWAPLLLEYATFDSIYASTGIMPPMARFEKLSAGLQQDSQRSPGTWTGLPRLLGYFEDMENSRLGLVYRFPPSFNTVSFEGLTKNPSYNLPTLGDLLSTQGSEPKLEAKFRLAHNLMNTIFDLHARGITHGNIVPTTVSFCDAATSQPGAVNGEVDIRRPLLSSFDLFSEDEPSASPILFKHPLDPRNAQTSPLATNPDQRVLDLYSLATLLLSVGLWKKLEDIVPENSTSIPDSALEELSIRCGSLYTKAVQACWTAVDDELAGRSSSESLLSSVQVRCSRFLEACCILDGVSGLEERLDKELNPGETTAPIAEVPPTKMNKDKKDVKDFKPPLKAASEKPMSASALALGAENTASKVESAVDNEDAMDKQSETKIRLYPHVPLAPEVVDRWNKIVMPQINHALRHFYRKHPESVEISLESVGPSPQKTQPTVLVVCTSVGKVRAILKKRIGDLFDGSTGFGLKVCRGHVLRSRRQPNSVLRSMARRSAKGFGEADDVDAINPEYQERPRNGASIGAWIGDRHLPPVSLGGLVIVDDKPYGMTVHHMLDDPDRDFGPSDTLRCSALPDMDWYAQSGDDSTVDDEFGYELSDTESEAYSDSDITSDYDDDEEEDEEDEEYNEPGDIPGIEPGCGDGYIVTQPALDDVEEGFYPDSETQDEDHIDTYSVGEVYASSGIRRKQASGLVHEVDWALFEFAHDRLPDDNTIPRIDTKNPTSLRPTDVVPLESLPNMEVQCMARTSGLQTGKILPALTSVKIYGRVSPSHAYQVTSGEEAEQDSPHRVPLGIPGDSGAWIVSRDDGQLCGHVLAWSQRKRVAYICPMDVLLQDIAETLEAHEVKLPGGNTIITSTNSKKVDLVEDDLEDLLEEEQDLPPQLF from the exons ATGGAGTCTTTTCTACCCCTGGGTGGCTTCCAGCTGCCCTTCCAGAAACGCCTCAGCAGACTGTACAACGACACTAAAAAGTCCAGCGACTTTGTCAAAGAACCCATTCAAAATGAAGAAGACCCTCAAATCAAGGCTCTACATCGAAAGCTGCGTATCCAAAAAGATCGTCTTGTCAGTTGGGGCGTCGAATGGTCTGACCCGAACCAGTCCGAGATTGACGAATCTCTATCGAAAGCTGGTTTGAGTGAAGTCGTCGGAAGCATCATGTCCACCATCAAAGACACCTTAGCAGAGGCGGAACCTCTCTGGTTGAGTTCAAAACGCATGATTCAAGCGCCGCAAACTGGATCAAAAGATACAAAGCCGCCGCTGATACAATGGGATAAGAACCACTTCGAGGATCTTGTCAATGACCTGACTTCATCAATTGATACACTATACGACCTTTCACGCACAAGAGCAGCTGGGATCCCTAGGAGATCGTCCAAAACACCATTCAAGTCTACAGCCGCAGACGATTATCGACCTTTTGAATCCACGCGCATGCAAACACCACAGCAAATTGACCCTAAGCAATTGACACATTTGCGCCCCAAGCAGGGTGACGAAAACTCCTCTCCTCGAGAAGTTGTGTTTATGAGCAAGACGGCCTATTCTGAGCTCACACATGGTACAACTCGCGAGCCATGGGCGCCGCTACTACTCGAGTATGCTACATTTGACTCCATCTACGCCAGTACAGGCATCATGCCTCCTATGGCGCGCTTTGAGAAGCTCTCTGCCGGCCTGCAGCAGGATTCTCAGAGGTCTCCTGGTACATGGACTGGACTACCTCGACTACTCGGATATTTTGAGGACATGGAAAACTCAAGACTCGGTCTCGTTTACCGGTTCCCTCCATCATTCAACACCGTTTCGTTCGAGGGTCTTACAAAGAATCCCTCATATAATCTGCCAACTCTAGGAGATCTCCTCTCAACGCAGGGGTCAGAGCCCAAGTTGGAAGCCAAGTTCAGGCTGGCTCACAATCTCATGAACACCATTTTCGATCTACATGCTCGTGGCATTACTCACGGAAACATTGTACCGACCACTGTCTCCTTCTGCGATGCAGCGACCTCACAACCTGGTGCAGTCAACGGCGAAGTAGATATTCGACGCCCTCTCCTTTCGTCATTTGATCTCTTCTCCGAAGATGAACCTTCAGCATCACCAATTCTCTTCAAGCATCCGCTAGATCCACGCAATGCCCAAACCTCCCCTCTCGCCACGAATCCCGACCAGAGAGTTCTCGACTTGTACTCTTTGGCCACACTGCTACTCTCTGTCGGTCTGTGGAAGAAACTTGAGGACATTGTTCCCGAGAATTCCACCAGCATTCCTGATTCAGCTCTGGAGGAGCTCTCTATCAGATGCGGCAGTCTATACACGAAGGCGGTTCAAGCATGTTGGACCGCAGTCGATGACGAGCTTGCGGGACGATCTTCCAGCGAGTCTTTGCTATCCTCGGTTCAAGTCAGATGCAGTCGTTTCTTGGAGGCCTGTTGTATTCTGGACGGGGTCAGTGGCTTGGAAGAGAGACTGGACAAGGAGCTTAACCCGGGCGAGACGACTGCGCCCATCGCCGAGGTCCCTCCTACGAAGATGAACAAGGATAAAAAAGATGTAAAGGATTTCAAGCCACCATTGAAAGCTGCAAGCGAGAAGCCAATGTCAGCTTCAGCGCTGGCCTTGGGGGCAGAGAATACTGCTTCCAAGGTTGAAAGCGCTGTTGACAACGAGG ATGCTATGGACAAACAATCCGAGACCAAGATACGTCTTTATCCTCATGTGCCCCTTGCACCAGAGGTCGTTGATAGATGGAACAAGATCGTCATGCCTCAAATCAACCACGCCCTTCGACACTTCTATCGCAAGCACCCAGAATCCGTCGAGATCTCCCTCGAGTCGGTCGGACCGAGCCCTCAAAAGACACAGCCCACTGTACTTGTTGTATGTACCTCTGTGGGAAAGGTTCGCGCTAttctgaagaagaggatTGGTGATCTCTTCGACGGATCCACCGGTTTCGGGCTTAAAGTATGCCGAGGTCACGTCTTACGATCACGTCGCCAGCCCAACTCTGTCCTTAGATCTATGGCCAGAAGGAGTGCTAAAGGCTTCGGCGAAGCGGATGACGTGGATGCTATAAACCCCGAATACCAGGAACGCCCAAGAAATGGAGCGAGTATCGGGGCTTGGATTGGAGATCGCCATCTACCACCTGTCAGTCTTGGAGGtctcgtcatcgtcgacgATAAGCCCTATGGGATGACAGTCCATCACATGCTCGATGACCCAGACCGCGACTTTGGACCAAGCGACACTTTGAGATGTAGTGCTTTGCCAGATATGGACTGGTATGCGCAATCCGGCGACGATAGCACCGTCGATGATGAGTTTGGCTACGAATTGTCCGACACTGAATCAGAGGCCTACTCTGATTCCGATATTACTAGCGAttacgacgatgatgaagaagaggacgaagaggacgaggaatACAATGAGCCCGGTGATATTCCGGGTATAGAGCCTGGATGTGGTGATGGATACATCGTGACGCAGCCAGCCCTCGATGATGTGGAAGAAGGCTTCTATCCTGACTCTGAGACTCAAGATGAAGACCACATTGACACTTATAGCGTTGGAGAGGTATATGCCTCGAGTGGTATTCGTCGAAAGCAAGCCTCCGGCCTTGTACATGAGGTCGACTGGGCGCTTTTCGAGTTCGCTCATGATAGACTACCCGATGACAACACCATCCCTCGCATCGACACAAAGAATCCCACATCACTACGGCCTACTGACGTAGTTCCTTTAGAGTCACTGCCGAATATGGAGGTTCAGTGCATGGCTCGCACCAGTGGCTTACAAACCGGCAAGATTTTGCCTGCTCTGACCAGTGTCAAGATCTACGGTCGCGTCTCGCCTAGCCACGCCTATCAAGTCACCAGCGGTGAGGAAGCAGAGCAAGACTCTCCTCACAGGGTCCCTCTTGGTATCCCTGGTGACAGCGGAGCTTGGATCGTCAGCCGTGACGACGGTCAGCTATGTGGTCACGTCCTCGCCTGGAGTCAGCGCAAGCGCGTCGCTTACATCTGCCCCATGGACGTACTCCTCCAAGACATCGCAGAAACACTAGAAGCTCACGAAGTCAAGCTTCCAGGAGGCAACACCATAATAACAAGCACCAACTCCAAAAAAGTCGaccttgttgaagatgatctAGAAGACTTGCTCGAAGAAGAACAGGATCTGCCTCCACAGTTG TTCTAG